A single genomic interval of Hydrogenispora ethanolica harbors:
- a CDS encoding GTP-binding protein, which produces MAKQKYERTKPHVNIGTIGHVDHGKTTTTAAITLVLSKAGKASFVKFDEIDKAPEEKERGIT; this is translated from the coding sequence AGCAGAAGTATGAACGGACCAAACCGCACGTAAATATCGGAACGATTGGTCACGTTGATCATGGCAAAACGACAACGACGGCAGCGATCACGCTCGTGTTATCGAAAGCAGGGAAAGCGAGTTTTGTGAAGTTCGACGAGATCGACAAAGCGCCGGAGGAAAAGGAACGCGGAATCAC